The Catharus ustulatus isolate bCatUst1 chromosome 17, bCatUst1.pri.v2, whole genome shotgun sequence genome includes the window GAGTGATAAATCactggagcattcccagctgaTCCTTGTCCTAGCCCAGTCGGTGGGTGGAGGAGCAGGATGCCTCTCAGTgaactgctgcttctctgtcaGTGCTGTTCTGGGCAGGACCTGGAGGATATGTAGGGATTTGAGAAGTGAATGCCATGAGTTCATCTGACTGAAATGGACTTTCTGGAGTTCAGTCACAAtaacttttgtttctttcaagaAACAGAGTGTGAAACTGAGGCAGTTATAcaatccttttcttttcctgactgTTCTCTTCTGTCAGGGatagaggagagagagaagaggtCAGTGATGAGGTTGATGATGAGGGTGGTGGCACTAGGGAATATGGACTATACTCAGTAAAAAGCTGCAAACTACAGCAGTGTGTAGCAGTGGGCACAAGTAACTGTGAAACATGATGCCCAGAGCTCTGACTCTGACTGGAGAGGGTGAGGGGAGAATGCAGATGACgcatttgatttttaaaaaagtctaaAGTGTTGACAGAAATTCTATCTTGATTAAGGGCAGTAGGAAAGCATTTGATTCCAGCCATGTCTCGAGCTCAGTTACAGTTGGTTTTGGCTCTAGTTCTTCTGTTTACCTTCTTTGGGCTCTACCTTGACATCTTCCCAGCCATGTAGCTGGTGCTTCTCTAATGGCATCCTTGCCTTTGACtaccacagctctgctctggggaacTGGAGGCTTCTCAGTGCACCCATCCTTGGGGGCCAGTGGATATGATGAGTGTGGTACCCCCTAAACACTGCTTTGCTTTAATCTTGACCATTTTCTTAATTATTGAGGAGCACCATCTGGGTTTTGAACCATGTGTGGTCTGCCTAGACAGATGGTTTAGGGCTGAGGCTCTGTGAGATAGGAATATGCTGCTTTGGAATTACTTGGCTTCATAAAAGCAAAGTTCAGGTGATTTCCTTGGGGAGTGTTTTATAACATCTTTGTGGTCTTTGTCTCACAGCTGTTCAAGACATCAAAAAGCACCTTTGCAAGAAGGTTTTGTTATAATTTCAGGGTTTATAACTTTGTCACTGGCCTTATTCCTGTTCCGCTGAGTTTAATATCACCTGTTGACACAGGGGCTCCTCTTGCTGTCAGTGCTTCATTAATTAACTGCAGGGACTGTTTGACATGGGTCACAGTGCTCAGTTTGTTTATAGCCTGGCGAGCCTTGGGCTAGTGCTGTGGAATGCAAGAGGGCCTGACACTGCCCTCCTCCTGACTGTTTGCCCAGTAACAATGTTCTGCAGAACCCTCTTCCTGCTTTAGGAATCAATTTATTCTATAGAAGAGCATCTTTGTATCATTAGTTCTTGTTTATAGCccttcagagagagagaggctgtGCATTGCAGCGCTCTGGAGTGAATCTCATCAGCTTTGTAAATCCTGTAAGGGTAAGAACTCTTCTTTATGTGTGGTGAGGGAAGGAAGTGCAAATCAATTGCTCTCTGGAAATGCTTTATATTTTACTCCTTAAAATATACAATTCTAGCACCTACAggtaccaaaaaaaatcctgtcaaaACTTGATCTTTCTGATAGTTTTGAACCTGCAAATGTCAACAATGGTAAAATCTCCTGAGCTTTGCAGATCTGCATTGCTCATGAGGAGTTCTGTCCAAAGATGTGAAGTGCAAGAAAGGgggatttacagtaatttcacgattataagctgcaccattttgactaaaatttggtctgaacccgaagtgcggcttataatcaggtgcggcttatatatggacaaagaatgaaaagttgctgttttagtttggaggacaggtgtctgctgagaaaggcaggagcttctctttgaaatggagaatgtaaacccccccctcaaaaattattataattttgaaatcaaggggttttcaggcaaagatatgggaattaggaataacagttcttttctagggaaattaaaatagaaatacagtactacaaagaaacaaactccaaaccctgacacagtcagagcacaacctgacaccctgtcaggcagggtgttggcagcagtcccattccatggtggctgcatcctcctgcagtgacagatgtggctcagttggagcagtgctcctgtacaaggtgcagtttccctccagagctccagtggtgatgtggagaaatccgattttcctctggagtccagtggagaaaggggctcccttagtgtcccaaaacctctgtttttatcttggtaagaaatgttgggctcttccccctggctggagcaactcccaatgggatgcagtaattttatcagtcccacagtgggactcaatgggccattagcagaaaatgactggctggaggaaggatgggttgtgaaaagataaagaacaatgccctgcctggtttcaatggatggcccattagcagaatatctcccatggagataaggatcactgcccccaccctcaacagatggtgatagaacagacacctttgatcacaccctgtattgtaatgtatggcttataatcaggtgtggcttgtaatcatgaaattactgtacgaAAGGCTGTCCCAATGCCTGTCCCTAGGAATTCTGCAGAGGAAGAGAGGTGGGAGATGATTCCACTGATACCCTGTTGTTGTTTAAAGGACTGTAGCAGTGCAGGCAGACCCTGGGAGCGGTGTAACTGTGAAGATGTCTAAGCCAGAATCCCGTTATGATTTCGATATCCCAAACATCTCCATTGGTTTTGCAAGTCCGAATGACAATGCAGACTCCTGGTTTGGTAAGTTGCTCCCAACTCCTTGAGTTGTTTCCTTGTTGAATGACACCTTGGTGTGATCCTTTTGGGCATGGCTTCTGTGCCAATTAATCATGATGTTATCTGCATTATTCATCATGCATGGGGTttcttttgttcagttttttttttgtatttaagtTTTGTCATCTGTAACTTGATCTTGTTAACCTCGTAATGATATTCTGGGGTATTGGTAACAGCTCCTAGCAGTGTATATAGTGAAAGTCTTTCTCTCTTTACAGACCAAAAAGCCAATCTGGAGAATGTCCCTCCTGCAGAAAATCTGATCTcacactgcagccctgctttcTCAAAGCCTGATGTTATTCTGTCTTCTGTTCTATCACAAGAAGTAGTGATGAGTAAGCTGGCATGGCGTGGCATGGGGAGGGAATAAATTTTACCTGCTTTTCACTGGGAAAATGGAAAGGCCTCTGTCTGGTTTTTCTGGGGCTTTATTTGTTGTTCTGTATATGTGTATGTAGATGAGCTGACACTTGCCCCTTTCTCAGGTAAAAGTGATGATGAAGCAGAATGTGCCCAGGGCAATGCAGTCCCTGAGAATATCGTTGGGTCCCTGGCAatctggagagctgctgctcctgcagaagccCCTCAGAGGTGAGATATTTGTGTTCAGTTTGTACAATGATTGATGGTGTAACTAAGCAGATCCTTGCTCTCAGGATCTGCAGTTCAAGCTGTTCTTGGGGCATCCTGTGGGGCTGGAGTTCTCCAACATGGAGATCGTGTATTGGGACACCTGATCTGCTGGCTAAGCTGGAGGAGCAGTCTCTAGGGTGGAAATGTAATGCAGTGTCTCACATACTTGTCAAATGAGACTcggcagcaccaggagcttcTGGAATGTGAGGGATATCTGAAACTGAGGTGGCTTATAAAGTTTCTTTGTTTATATCTGGGCAGAACTCATTCTTGATACGAATGTAAGGGCCTCTGCATGCTCATATATAGCAAAGAATATTTAGTTTATGGCTTGTTAAACTTTAATAAATTGTGCTGTGTTTGGATTATTGTGTTAAACACAATTTGTGTGGTGGAGTTAGGGGATGCACTGACATAAAAGGTGTTATCCAGGTCAGGTGTTTCCTCAGATCTGTGAGAAAACTGACCTCTGCTTTCTGTTCTTCTCTAGACCAGGCAGGAGACCAACTACAAAGCAGGGGAAGacccagcagcacaagcagccaGGCAGAATCAAAGCAGAGAGAATTGCTAATGCCCTGGAAAATAAGGACGATGTTCCACccttgaagaaaatgaaaatgtaggTCATCCAAGCCCTTCTGTTTagggctgggaaaagggatACAACTGTTTCTTTGGAAAGTGTTTCCACCTGGCTGAGAAGGTTTTTACAGGAAGGTTAGGAGGTGGTGGCTGGAACTGGTTGCTGATACTAGTTTAATGAACAAGAAATGACTGTAAATGCTGAAGGAATTTGCTCTGTTTGGAGATAGATATGTGAATGAAATGAGAATGGACTTCTTCATCTTACTTCTTACTCTGTGTCTGTCAGTCAGGTTTAAATTTGTCTGAACTTATCCATGCAGAAGTCATCAGGCACTCATTAGCTGTGAAAGAGTCACaactaaaatatttctcaaattaACTTAACCACCAACGTATCATATGGTGATAAGCTTGAGGTCAGGAAATTGGAGTGTGATCTTTGAAACACCACTGTACCTTGATGATTTACTTCCCTTCTCCAGAAAAGTTCCAAAAACTCAGTAATTCATCTTCCCTGCTACAGGCTGAGAGTACCAGGGAAAGCTGGATGGTCTGTACCTGGACCTGGGGTGTGGTAAAACCAACCTGGCATACCTTAGACCTCACCAGGTGTTGGGATGTTATGCACAGTGGTGAGAACTGTAGATGGTCATTTATTTAGAACACAGTTAACTCAAAGGTTTTGCCTTAACAACTTTTTCTCTTAGTTCTGGTAGCAGAGAGAAGGTGACAGAAGCATCTGCAAAGAGAGAGCCCCTGCAGGATCTTGACCTCTCCCcggggaaagggaaaaacaaactgaCCATGCCCTCCACACCATCAATGTTGAAGTACGTGGTTTTCTTGTGACCTGTGTGTTAATCAGAGTTGATTTAGGTGACAGTCCTGGCTGAGTGTTTTCAGCTTCAGCTTAGCTTGTGATGGTATCGCATTTAGTAAACAGTGGGTCAAGGCAACAATACTAGGCTGAAATGCACTTCACCAGCTGAACCTGTGTGCAAGgaagcttttgcttttcttttgaggAAAAAGTTGTTCTTCCTAATGGATAGGGAATGCACAGAGCAAATGGGTCTGCAGAATAGCAGCTAGCTGTGAGATTTCTTGAACAGACAGAACCCAACAGATCTCTTCTAAATAAGATGGTTTTATAACCAGTGCTCCTGTAGTGAGTTTGGAGATAAGCATGTTTCTTGCCCTAACATCAGGCTAATAACCAGGGAGGCATATCTTAGTTCTTAATGTGCTTCTGCAGGAGGGGCAAGCCTTCTAGCAAGCCAAAGAGtacagaggagcaggagctggaaaagaTGCAGCAGTTGCAGCAGGAGGTTATGGAACTGCGGAAGAAGAACGAGGAGTCTCTGAAAGCAGCTattgctggagcaggtgggcaCTGCCTGAATTGCTAAATGAAGCTGCCTTGGGCTCAGCTGGAgagtgctgcacagagctgtgcaagtACCTTTGAAAACAAGCATTTCAgattttacaataaatattaGGAACCATTTAATGTAGATCAGCCCCTAAACTGCCTGGAAACAGGTGTGTTTGGGTTATGTCATGTTTTGAAAACTTACCTAgttgttaaaaaaattgaatgtttttttttccacaaatccTACCCCACAGCAAAAGGCTTCCAGTCCTTATATGTTCCTTTTCCTTTAGGACAACCTGTGAAGAGACCTGCTGGTCAAAAAACAAAGCCAGTTGATTTCCACTTCTGCACAGAGACTAGAATTAAACAGAATGTGGAAAGCCAGCCTGGGAATGAGTACAAGGAGGTGGATTTTGCAGCAATACTGAGGAAGCATCCCCCTTCTCCGGTGAGAACCAGAGTGTTGCCAGCGCTCAGCTGCTTGTGCAATGTTTGGACTGATACCCACAGAGAGGTTACCACAGGAGTGGCAGGTGTTGTGCAAACGTGACTGCAAACttcctgtgtgtctgtgcagccACAAGACTCCAAAGAAACCCTGTGGAAAAAGGAGCCCTTTAATGTCAGATCTTCCAGTCATTCCACTTTGTGCTTTAATCTGCTCGATGCAGTTTCCTGATATAACTTGTGCATGTTCAGACTGTTAACACTTGTGCTTAATGTGAGGTGTTACCTTCTTTGCAGTGAGAGGATGGGACAGTTACTGTGCGTCAGTGGGGAAGGGAAATGTCATCAAAGCCTCCTGGCCATACTGACTGTGGTTTTCTGTCCCCAGATGCGAATGCCAAAGGGACGCACAGTCCCCAAACCTTTCAATCTGTCCcagggaaacaaaagaaaactcgAGGAAACCACAACAGAATATGTGTCCTTTGCTGAGCGGGTAGAAGCATTCCAAAAACGCACTCCCCCTCGTTATCATTTGAGGAGCAGGAAGTCTGAGGAAGGTGAGTGGTCCTGGCTACCACAGATGTTTTAGGTACTGTGAGGGATGCTTTGACTACTCTGAGCAAATGGCCTGTGTCTGTTGCAGGCCTTGCCATTAACTGCTGGTCTCTGTGACTTGAATTTGTAGGCTCAGTTTCAAAAAAACCGGTGAAGCCTCAGCTCACACAAGCCAAAACACCAGTGCTGCGAACAAAGCAACGCTTGAGACCTGTCACCTGCAAAACTGCTGCAGAGTTAGAAGCAGAGGAAGTAGAGAAAATTCAACAGTAAGTAAAGGCTTACTCTAGTCCTCCAGGGAACAATTGTACcacactggaaatatttttcagatgcCAAAATATCATGTCTCTGGAATAACCTTTTTGTATAAAAGAATGAGTAGCATACACCATTGAGAatccttgaggttgttcataATTCTGTAGCTCTGATTGGAGGGAAGTGAAATATAAACAATTCATTTTTAAGGAAGTGCTCTTAGGAGAGCTGATCTTGGGTTGAGTACAGCTTATGATGAGTAAAGCAAACCCAATATAGCAATGCAGGCTGCCTGCACTTTAAAACTTGCCTGTAGGCAAAAGTTTGGATTACTAGGAAAAAGATTTAAGATTTTCCTTATTGATCTTGTTGTTTGAAGGCAAAGGAAGAATTGCTAACTAGCGCTGCACACTAAGGTGCAATGAACAGTTGGTGACTTTCTCCATTGCTCCTGCATAGGTACAAATTCAAAGCACGAGAAATCAATCACAAAATCTTTGAGGGTGGGCCACTCCTGCCCAAGAAACCCACTGCGAAGCAGCTCACCCAACCCATCGGCTTTCAgttggaaatagaaaaaaggatTCAGGAGCGCGAGAGTAAGAAGCATCAGGAGGAAGAGCACTTTGAATTCCATTCCAGACCGTGTCCCACAAAAATCCTGGAGGATGTTGTGGTAAGAAGTTTTATAACACCCAGGCTTGGGAATTGGACTTCAGGTGGCAGTGAGCTTCAAAATGTTTGTAGCTATATTGCATGATGTGCTTAATGATCTCAGTAAACAGTGTCATTAGGTAAGAGCACAGTAGGTACATCCTGTGCTGTCAGGTTGTTTCTCTGAGGCATTTTCTTGGCACTTGGCCTTGGGTAACTCCTTACTGGATTTTCTGAACAGGGTGTTCCAGAGAAGAAAGCACTTCCTGTTACGGTCCCTAAGTCTCCAGCGTTCACTTTGAGAAGCAGAACTCGTGTGTCtggcagagaggaagaaaaggtaaCAGTTGTGATGAGATTGGAGCCATGCTCTGGGGCTGTAagccccttccttccctcctatGAGCAATTCCTCCAGTGGTTACCTTTGCCATTCACTTCAAGCAGTCTGGTTATTGTTGGTCATTTTAGAGAAACTGAATtctcataaaaatgaaatcatttAAATACCATGGTACTGATGGGGATTTCTGAGGTGTTGCTGCTATGAATGAGGAAAGTGAACTGCTTGGATTTCTCATCCTTCCCTCTTCTGCCACTGAAGGCAAATATTGTACATGACCTTTATTCTCCCTGAAGTGGGGAGCAGGATTCTGAAAGCTTCacatccttcttcctttccttcttgtCAAGAGGTTATTAAATAATTACACTCTAATATGGATGAGTACTAGAATTGAGAGTGGCTTCAAAAAAGGAAGCTTTGTGCCTCTGTTTCAGGATGCCAGTAAATTGGTACTTCTCAGATTCATCATTTTTGCAGTGTCACTGTTTGCAtgaccctgctgtgccccttATTAAAGGAACTCATTCGAAGCTCTGTATGGCTTTGCTTGGCAGGAGTTGCAGCCTAtacaataaagtaaaaaatcaGATCTTAATGCTAATATCTCTTTAGGAAAAAGAGGAGGTGGCTGTGATCAAAGCTAATCCTATGCCACATTATGGAGTGCCCTTCAAACCCAAAATGCCAGAGCAGAGGCACGTGGAAGTTTGTCCCTTCTCTTTTGATGCCCGGGACAGAGAGCGACaaatacaaaaagagaaaaaaatagaagaactACAGAAGGAAGAGGTAAGAACTAAAAACTACCTTGGATTCCACTCCTTCAGTAAAAAGAGTGTGACAGGACTTGCTGTTATCTATTAAATTTCCAAGAAAAggacaagaaatattttgagttgtTTATTTCAGGTGCCAAAGTTCAAAGCACTGCCTCTGCCTTACTTTGATGAAGTTAAACTGCCAGAAAAGAAGGTCAAAGCCCCAACTCAGCCTGAACCATTCCATCTGCAGGTGGATGAACGGGGAGCTGCCAAGCTCCAGAGCTGGAAACAGCAGGTAGGATGAAAACAGTAATGTGAATGACCAGACTTGAAGCAGCTGGTGGATTTGTGGTTGACTACAGAAACTGTCCTTGAGTTGAATCAGTAGCAGAGTTGGAGCAAGAAATTTTTCTGTACTTATTATGAAACTTGTGTTATGAGTTGAGGATTGGTCAATTGTtcgtttttatttttctcatttaattatTCTCACTTATTTTTCTCACTAAATTATGGGATTTACTACAACTATATGAACAGCTGTGGGATGTTTTCCAAgtagcagctctgtgcagctggatCTATTTGCTGACTGTCTCCAGGAATTTATGGACACATAAATAATATACTGCTTTTCTCATGTGAAGTCTGCAGTGGACACCTGAAACTATCTTCAGGCTATTTTTGGCAAAGCAACTGTTATGCAACAAGTGACACCAGTTTTTGGCTTTAATATCATTTtctatggaaattattttactaaGTCAGCATAGCTTTTCCAGTGTAGGCAGTTCTGGGGTCTGGGTCATGGGGAGATGGTCTCTTTCTGCCTGGCATTTGATGTGATGTCTTCTCTTGCAGCTTGAAGAAGATATGAAAAGGCAGAAGGAGGCAGCATGTTTTAAAGCTCGTCCCAACACAGTGATGTACCAGGAGCCTTTTGTGCCCAAAAAGGAACATAAGATACTGTCAGGTAAAGTTGCAAGTACTTGCTACATGGGCTTGGCTGATAGCTCAGAACTGATGCAATTAAGTGATGTTTTTCTGGCTGTTGCCTCTTCTTCATCAGCACAGCCAATAGTGCCTTGCATTTAATCAACTAATTGCCTAACAGCTTGTGtcctctgggagcagggggatTTCCTGTCCGCCCCCCTGTCCTGCTCTAGCATGGCAGTTGTATttagcagctctgctgcaattGGCAGATGATTGATGTGTGCCAGCTCAGGATAAGGGTACTGAGAATGTGAGGAGCTCCCTGCAGAGACAGCTGGCATTTCTGCAGCGCTGTCACTCTTTCCCTCCTGTTTCTAATGAGATGAAGGCATCTACTACTTGGGTAGGCTGAGATTTGTAGAGCATAAAACCAGCCAAAAGCTTGTTTGTACTAACAATTGTGTGCTTCTCCCTCCCATGAGAACACCCATGGCGGGGTGACGTCTGCATTAACACTGCTCACGTCTGGGAGTAAAGTTTTCTCTTGTCCTGAAGCCTGGAGGTATCTCCTAACCACCCTTGCCAAGGGGAAGCTCTCCGAAGGGAGGCTTCTGTTGACATTAGTACTGCTCTGCTTTACCTGACTGTCTTTGAACCAATGTTATCTCCTCTATTTCTAAACTTAGAGAGCCTTTCTGGTTCTGTAGTTCCTGAAAGCTTTGAGCTGGCAACAGAAAGAAGAGCAAGAGAACGGCAAGAATTTGAAAAGCGATTGGCAGATGCAGAAGCCTTAAGGGAGAGGTATGAGGAGCAGATCAGGCAGCGAGAAGAGGAACGTGAAAAGGAAGAAGTTGCTAAGCTAAGACAAGAAATGGTAAGTGAGCTGTTTCTGAGCAAGGACTGTAAAGTAACCCAAAGGAATGTAGGAACATCCTTATGGAGCTAATGTCACTCTTGAGCTGTGCTAAAATTGCCTCTTCAAGGTTCCCTTTTGCAAACTGATGACTCACTGACTTCACAATTGGTTTAAAGAATCCAAACCTGCAAAACTATGCAAAGAAAgaaggcagctgtgctgagatGGCTGAGTTTTGGAGCTGCACGTGTGTAGCTATCAAAGCAGAATGATCTTAGTAAAACCCCCAAGTGCATTTTCCCAGTACCTCACTCTAGTGCCTAGGGTGGTGTGGTGGTCTCAGGCAGAT containing:
- the TPX2 gene encoding targeting protein for Xklp2 isoform X1 translates to MSKPESRYDFDIPNISIGFASPNDNADSWFDQKANLENVPPAENLISHCSPAFSKPDVILSSVLSQEVVMSKSDDEAECAQGNAVPENIVGSLAIWRAAAPAEAPQRPGRRPTTKQGKTQQHKQPGRIKAERIANALENKDDVPPLKKMKISGSREKVTEASAKREPLQDLDLSPGKGKNKLTMPSTPSMLKRGKPSSKPKSTEEQELEKMQQLQQEVMELRKKNEESLKAAIAGAGQPVKRPAGQKTKPVDFHFCTETRIKQNVESQPGNEYKEVDFAAILRKHPPSPMRMPKGRTVPKPFNLSQGNKRKLEETTTEYVSFAERVEAFQKRTPPRYHLRSRKSEEGSVSKKPVKPQLTQAKTPVLRTKQRLRPVTCKTAAELEAEEVEKIQQYKFKAREINHKIFEGGPLLPKKPTAKQLTQPIGFQLEIEKRIQERESKKHQEEEHFEFHSRPCPTKILEDVVGVPEKKALPVTVPKSPAFTLRSRTRVSGREEEKEKEEVAVIKANPMPHYGVPFKPKMPEQRHVEVCPFSFDARDRERQIQKEKKIEELQKEEVPKFKALPLPYFDEVKLPEKKVKAPTQPEPFHLQVDERGAAKLQSWKQQLEEDMKRQKEAACFKARPNTVMYQEPFVPKKEHKILSESLSGSVVPESFELATERRARERQEFEKRLADAEALRERYEEQIRQREEEREKEEVAKLRQEMVHKANPIRKYRSVEVKSSDQPLTTPRSPKFSDRFRC
- the TPX2 gene encoding targeting protein for Xklp2 isoform X2 codes for the protein MSKPESRYDFDIPNISIGFASPNDNADSWFDQKANLENVPPAENLISHCSPAFSKPDVILSSVLSQEVVMSKSDDEAECAQGNAVPENIVGSLAIWRAAAPAEAPQRPGRRPTTKQGKTQQHKQPGRIKAERIANALENKDDVPPLKKMKISGSREKVTEASAKREPLQDLDLSPGKGKNKLTMPSTPSMLKRGKPSSKPKSTEEQELEKMQQLQQEVMELRKKNEESLKAAIAGAGQPVKRPAGQKTKPVDFHFCTETRIKQNVESQPGNEYKEVDFAAILRKHPPSPMRMPKGRTVPKPFNLSQGNKRKLEETTTEYVSFAERVEAFQKRTPPRYHLRSRKSEEGSVSKKPVKPQLTQAKTPVLRTKQRLRPVTCKTAAELEAEEVEKIQQYKFKAREINHKIFEGGPLLPKKPTAKQLTQPIGFQLEIEKRIQERESKKHQEEEHFEFHSRPCPTKILEDVVGVPEKKALPVTVPKSPAFTLRSRTRVSGREEEKEKEEVAVIKANPMPHYGVPFKPKMPEQRHVEVCPFSFDARDRERQIQKEKKIEELQKEEVPKFKALPLPYFDEVKLPEKKVKAPTQPEPFHLQVDERGAAKLQSWKQQLEEDMKRQKEAACFKARPNTVMYQEPFVPKKEHKILSVPESFELATERRARERQEFEKRLADAEALRERYEEQIRQREEEREKEEVAKLRQEMVHKANPIRKYRSVEVKSSDQPLTTPRSPKFSDRFRC